A DNA window from Hevea brasiliensis isolate MT/VB/25A 57/8 chromosome 2, ASM3005281v1, whole genome shotgun sequence contains the following coding sequences:
- the LOC110673677 gene encoding uncharacterized protein LOC110673677 encodes MDAARRITIAAASVSASSNTRRMAKAINLVLPAWPSSTSISFTRNQKGPFNPRKYSLLLARCSTKPGIDSNNNATSRNPAIELDSNSMARLLSNPPHAPPESKGLVFDLGPRNSWDSTEIGSPVVKRYIGDNEERWYMWYHGRSSESDADDDNNSDQIGLAVSSNGIHWTRGSEPVRSCEDVGVVMNCSKNWWAFDTESIRPSEMMIMSSPMYSSVYWLYYTGFSSAEVEISGFPNVSVENPERVHDEPTKFGKIFKSLPGLACSQDGRHWARIDGDHHSGALLDVGSGEEWDSLFIAAPHVVVHGSDDVRMYYYSFDAQNGHYALGVARSRDGIRWVKLGKILGRGKEGCFDELGVQNACVVRSRKDGKYLMAYEGVAADEKRSIGLAESPDGLKNWKRVQEDPVLEASEGDGWDNEGVRSPCLIQMEDNKDEWRLYYVGVGKGGRTGIGMAISGGTNIRTFRRSSGFPL; translated from the coding sequence ATGGATGCTGCCAGAAGGATTACTATTGCTGCTGCTTCTGTCTCTGCATCTTCTAACACTAGGAGAATGGCTAAAGCAATAAATTTAGTCCTGCCAGCATGGCCTTCTTCCACTAGCATTAGCTTTACACGAAACCAAAAAGGTCCATTCAATCCTAGGAAGTATTCTCTCCTTCTTGCTCGTTGCTCCACAAAGCCAGGCATTGATAGCAACAATAATGCTACAAGTAGAAATCCTGCCATTGAACTGGATTCGAATTCAATGGCCCGGCTTTTATCAAATCCACCACATGCGCCACCAGAGTCCAAGGGTTTGGTCTTCGATTTGGGTCCCAGGAATTCCTGGGATAGCACAGAAATTGGATCTCCAGTTGTAAAACGATACATCGGTGATAATGAAGAAAGGTGGTACATGTGGTACCATGGAAGGTCATCAGAATCAGATGCTGATGATGACAACAATTCAGACCAGATTGGACTAGCTGTTTCAAGCAATGGAATCCACTGGACTCGCGGATCAGAACCTGTGAGGTCGTGTGAAGATGTAGGTGTAGTGATGAATTGTAGCAAGAATTGGTGGGCTTTTGATACTGAAAGCATTAGGCCTTCAGAGATGATGATCATGTCCAGCCCAATGTATAGTTCAGTTTACTGGCTTTACTACACAGGGTTTAGTTCTGCAGAAGTGGAGATTTCAGGATTTCCCAACGTTTCTGTAGAAAACCCAGAAAGAGTTCACGATGAACCTACAAAATTCGGCAAAATTTTCAAGTCTCTGCCAGGTTTAGCTTGCAGCCAAGATGGCAGGCACTGGGCCAGGATTGATGGGGATCATCACAGTGGGGCTTTGCTTGATGTAGGGTCAGGAGAAGAATGGGATTCTTTATTTATTGCTGCACCACATGTTGTTGTTCATGGAAGTGATGATGTAAGGATGTATTACTACTCATTTGACGCACAAAATGGGCACTATGCTCTTGGAGTTGCAAGGTCGAGAGATGGGATCAGATGGGTGAAGTTGGGGAAGATCCTGGGAAGAGGAAAAGAAGGTTGTTTTGATGAGCTTGGCGTCCAGAATGCATGTGTGGTCAGGAGTCGAAAAGATGGCAAATACTTGATGGCATATGAAGGTGTTGCTGCTGATGAGAAGAGGAGTATTGGATTGGCAGAATCTCCTGATGGTCTAAAGAATTGGAAAAGAGTTCAAGAAGATCCAGTACTTGAGGCTTCAGAAGGGGATGGATGGGACAATGAAGGAGTGAGATCCCCATGCCTGATTCAGATGGAAGATAATAAAGATGAATGGAGATTGTATTATGTTGGTGTTGGAAAAGGAGGAAGAACAGGAATTGGAATGGCAATTTCAGGAGGAACTAATATCAGGACTTTCAGAAGAAGCTCAGGATTTCCCTTGTAA
- the LOC110673138 gene encoding mitochondrial uncoupling protein 3 gives MKPSQSHGRNQTQTRTKILLTSLSAMVAETATFPIDLAKTRLQLHGESLSSTHPTNAFRVAAEILRQRGLLGLYQGLSPAILRHLFYTPIRIVGYENLRNFVVNDGGNGSISLPSKAFLGGVSGVIAQVVASPADLVKVRMQADSRMVSQGHQPRYLGPFDAFNKIVHAEGFGGLWKGVFPNIQRAFLVNMGELACYDHAKRFVIHHRIAADNIYAHTLASIMSGLSATALSCPADVVKTRMMNQVAAKEGKIRYKSSYDCLVKTVKIEGLRALWKGFFPTWARLGPWQFVFWVSYEKFRQVAGLSSF, from the exons ATGAAACCAAGCCAGAGCCATGGGCGAAACCAGACCCAGACTCGGACAAAGATCCTGTTGACCTCACTCTCGGCCATGGTGGCGGAGACCGCGACCTTCCCAATAGACCTGGCAAAGACTCGACTTCAGCTCCACGGTGAGTCTCTTTCCTCCACTCACCCCACCAACGCTTTCCGAGTCGCCGCGGAGATCCTTCGCCAACGAGGCCTTCTCGGTCTCTACCAAGGCCTTTCTCCTGCTATCCTCCGACACCTCTTCTACACTCCTATTCGAATTGTGGGTTAtgaaaatttgagaaattttgttGTCAATGACGGTGGAAATGGTTCCATTTCTCTCCCTAGTAAAGCTTTCCTTGGTGGAGTCTCCGGTGTCATTGCCCAG GTGGTGGCTAGTCCTGCTGATCTTGTTAAGGTGCGAATGCAAGCAGATAGTCGTATGGTGAGCCAGGGTCACCAACCTAGGTATTTGGGGCCTTTCGATGCATTTAACAAGATAGTGCATGCAGAAGGCTTTGGTGGACTTTGGAAAGGGGTTTTCCCGAACATCCAAAGGGCATTTTTAGTGAACATGGGAGAATTAGCCTGTTACGATCACGCAAAAAGATTTGTCATCCATCACCGCATAGCTGCTGATAATATATATGCCCACACCTTAGCATCCATTATGTCAGGGCTTTCTGCAACTGCTTTGAGTTGTCCAGCTGATGTAGTGAAGACAAGAATGATGAATCAGGTAGCGGCCAAGGAAGGCAAGATTAGATACAAGAGCTCTTACGATTGTCTGGTGAAGACAGTTAAAATTGAGGGATTAAGAGCATTGTGGAAAGGGTTTTTTCCTACATGGGCAAGACTTGGTCCTTGGCAATTTGTCTTTTGGGTCTCCTATGAGAAGTTTAGACAAGTTGCAGGTCTCTCTTCcttttga